A DNA window from Treponema primitia ZAS-1 contains the following coding sequences:
- the crcB gene encoding fluoride efflux transporter CrcB, translating to MNLLLVILGGGCGAGLRYLSVRGIGAVFKPSFPLGTLAVNAAGALIIGFLFGAFEIRAVPAQFRLFLITGFLGGYTTFSSYSLETVRLFMTGSISAAIANMVLNNLLCLGFTFLGLGLSQKVVPHV from the coding sequence ATGAACCTGCTATTAGTTATTTTGGGCGGCGGCTGCGGCGCCGGGCTGCGGTACCTGAGTGTCCGGGGGATAGGCGCGGTCTTCAAACCAAGCTTCCCCCTGGGGACCCTGGCGGTCAACGCGGCGGGCGCTCTGATCATAGGCTTCCTCTTTGGGGCCTTCGAAATACGCGCCGTTCCCGCCCAGTTCCGGCTCTTCCTCATCACCGGTTTTCTGGGCGGCTATACTACCTTTTCTTCCTATTCATTGGAAACAGTACGACTATTCATGACCGGCAGTATTTCTGCGGCCATCGCCAATATGGTCCTTAACAACCTGCTCTGCCTCGGCTTCACTTTTTTAGGGTTGGGCCTGAGCCAAAAAGTGGTACCCCATGTTTAG
- a CDS encoding histidine triad nucleotide-binding protein, with amino-acid sequence MSDCIFCKIVKGEIPGKKIYEDDEILAFHDVSPQAPVHFLLVPKKHIRNIMELDKSDTALLGRLLFKAQELAVELGCGEKGARFVINCKSDGGQTVDHLHVHVLGGRPLDWPPG; translated from the coding sequence ATGAGCGATTGTATTTTCTGTAAAATCGTTAAGGGCGAAATACCCGGCAAAAAGATCTACGAAGATGATGAAATCCTGGCCTTCCACGATGTATCTCCCCAGGCGCCGGTTCACTTCCTCCTGGTTCCTAAAAAGCATATACGGAATATTATGGAACTGGACAAGTCCGATACGGCCCTCCTGGGGCGGCTTTTGTTCAAAGCCCAGGAACTGGCGGTAGAATTAGGCTGCGGAGAAAAGGGCGCGCGTTTTGTGATCAACTGCAAGTCCGACGGCGGGCAGACCGTGGACCACCTCCATGTACATGTCCTGGGCGGCAGGCCTCTTGACTGGCCCCCGGGGTGA
- the serS gene encoding serine--tRNA ligase yields MLDYRFIVENLPAVKKNIADRYMKADADAVVRLFNRRTELTTALQSLQQQRNANAAAMKGKLEPEARNRLIEEGKKFKEDIAAAEAELGKTEAELDTEGRRVPNMAHPQAPLGKEDKDNLEVKRVGEPTKFDFEPVDHVKLGQDLDIIDFDSATKVSGTKFYYLKNEGVFLELGLVRYALDILQKRGFTPFITPDVAKEEILEGIGFNPRGAESNVYTVEDEGTCLVGTAEITLGGYYSNTILSREKLPLRMAGLSHCFRREAGAAGQFSKGLYRVHQFTKLEMFVYCLPEDSDRFHEELRSIEEEIFTGLEIPFRVVDTCTGDLGAPAYRKWDLEAWMPGRNNGEWGEVTSTSNCTDYQARRLNVKYKDDEGKNRFVHMLNGTAIAVSRGIIAVLENFQQADGTVKLPKALVPYCGFELIKRKDT; encoded by the coding sequence ATGTTAGACTATCGTTTTATCGTAGAAAATCTCCCGGCGGTGAAGAAAAACATTGCCGACCGGTATATGAAAGCCGACGCCGACGCTGTGGTCCGTCTTTTTAACCGCCGTACCGAACTGACTACGGCGCTCCAGTCCCTGCAGCAGCAGCGGAACGCCAATGCCGCGGCCATGAAGGGGAAACTTGAGCCTGAGGCCCGGAATAGGCTTATCGAGGAAGGGAAGAAGTTTAAAGAGGATATTGCCGCAGCGGAGGCGGAACTGGGCAAGACTGAGGCGGAGCTTGACACCGAAGGCCGGCGGGTCCCCAATATGGCCCATCCCCAAGCGCCCCTGGGCAAGGAAGACAAGGATAACCTGGAAGTGAAGCGGGTGGGGGAACCTACCAAGTTTGACTTTGAGCCGGTGGACCACGTTAAGCTGGGGCAGGACCTTGATATCATCGACTTTGATTCCGCCACCAAGGTCTCGGGGACCAAGTTCTACTACCTTAAGAACGAGGGAGTGTTCCTGGAACTGGGCTTGGTGCGCTATGCCCTGGATATTTTGCAGAAGCGGGGCTTTACCCCCTTTATCACCCCGGATGTGGCCAAGGAGGAGATCCTGGAGGGCATCGGCTTCAACCCCCGTGGGGCGGAATCCAATGTCTATACCGTGGAGGACGAGGGGACCTGCCTGGTGGGTACTGCGGAGATCACCCTGGGGGGTTACTACTCCAATACGATTCTGAGCCGGGAAAAACTTCCCCTGCGTATGGCCGGTCTTTCCCACTGTTTCCGCCGGGAAGCGGGCGCTGCGGGGCAGTTTTCCAAGGGCCTGTACCGGGTGCATCAGTTTACCAAGCTGGAAATGTTCGTTTATTGCCTTCCGGAAGATTCGGATCGTTTCCATGAGGAACTCCGTTCTATAGAAGAGGAAATATTTACGGGCCTGGAGATTCCCTTTCGGGTGGTGGATACCTGTACCGGCGACCTGGGGGCTCCGGCCTACCGCAAGTGGGACCTGGAAGCCTGGATGCCGGGCCGCAACAACGGTGAGTGGGGGGAGGTAACTTCCACATCCAACTGTACCGACTATCAGGCCCGGCGGCTCAATGTTAAATACAAGGACGATGAAGGGAAGAACCGCTTTGTCCACATGCTCAATGGAACCGCCATCGCCGTCTCCCGGGGCATTATCGCCGTTCTGGAAAACTTTCAGCAAGCCGATGGCACAGTAAAACTGCCAAAAGCCCTGGTTCCCTACTGCGGGTTCGAGCTTATCAAAAGGAAAGATACATGA